A region of Nostoc sp. 'Peltigera membranacea cyanobiont' N6 DNA encodes the following proteins:
- a CDS encoding DUF4089 domain-containing protein: protein MRKGFDVGEYVEQMALLLDLQVRDEYRDGVVANFERIMAIANLVNEFPLTEEIEAAPIFEP, encoded by the coding sequence ATGAGAAAAGGATTTGATGTGGGTGAGTATGTTGAGCAAATGGCATTGTTGTTGGATTTGCAGGTAAGAGATGAGTACCGTGATGGAGTGGTGGCAAATTTTGAGAGAATTATGGCGATCGCTAATCTTGTTAATGAGTTTCCTCTAACAGAAGAAATTGAAGCTGCACCTATATTTGAACCATAA
- the crtO gene encoding beta-carotene ketolase CrtO, with protein MQEYDVVLIGAGHNGLVCAAYLLKAGYSVLLLEKRSVPGGAATTEECLPQEAPGFKFNLCAIDHEFIHLGPVVEELELEKYGLHYLECDPVVFCPHPDGKYFLGHKSVEKTCAEIARYSERDAKKYAEFVDFWQRAIGAMVPMFNAPPKSIIDIVGNYDITKLKDLFSVIGSPNKTLDFIRTMLTSAEDLLNEWFDEEFLKAPLARLAAELGAPPSQKTLAIGAIMMAMRHNPGMARPRGGTGALVQALVNLVTSKGGVILTDQHVEKVLIDDGKAVGVRVGGGKEYRAKHGVISNIDAKRLFLQMTDKSDVDGADPDLWERLERRIVNNNETILKIDLALDEPLRFPYHAHKDEYLVGSILIADSVAHVEQAHSKCTLGEIPDADPSMYVVMPSYLDATLAPAGKHTVWIEFFAPYQIAGAEGTGLKGTGWTDELKNKVADRVIDKLADYAPNVKNATIARRVESPAELGERLGAYKGNYYHIDMTLDQMIFFRPLPEIANYKTPIENLFLTGAGTHPGGSISGMPGRNCARVFLQAKHPISQTLKDARDSIKSTVESVFGIS; from the coding sequence ATGCAAGAGTATGATGTTGTGCTGATCGGTGCTGGGCACAATGGGCTAGTTTGTGCAGCTTATTTGCTGAAAGCTGGTTATAGTGTCCTGTTATTGGAAAAACGTTCTGTTCCAGGTGGTGCAGCAACAACTGAAGAATGTTTACCCCAAGAAGCTCCTGGGTTTAAATTTAATTTATGTGCCATTGACCATGAATTTATTCACTTGGGGCCAGTTGTTGAAGAATTAGAACTAGAAAAATACGGCTTGCATTATCTGGAGTGCGATCCGGTTGTTTTCTGTCCTCATCCTGATGGTAAGTATTTCTTAGGACATAAGTCAGTGGAAAAGACTTGTGCAGAAATTGCCCGTTACAGCGAACGTGATGCCAAAAAATACGCTGAATTTGTAGACTTTTGGCAGCGAGCGATCGGTGCAATGGTTCCTATGTTTAATGCACCACCAAAGTCAATTATAGATATCGTTGGTAACTACGACATCACCAAACTGAAAGATTTATTTTCGGTTATTGGTTCTCCCAATAAAACGCTGGACTTTATTCGCACCATGTTAACCAGCGCTGAAGATTTACTTAATGAGTGGTTTGATGAGGAATTTCTGAAAGCGCCACTAGCCAGATTAGCAGCAGAACTTGGTGCGCCACCATCGCAAAAAACCCTTGCTATTGGTGCAATTATGATGGCAATGCGTCATAATCCTGGAATGGCCAGACCTCGCGGCGGTACTGGCGCACTTGTGCAAGCTTTGGTGAATTTAGTCACAAGTAAAGGTGGCGTTATTCTCACAGATCAGCATGTTGAAAAAGTTTTAATTGATGATGGAAAAGCTGTAGGTGTGCGGGTTGGTGGTGGTAAAGAATATCGCGCTAAACATGGGGTTATTTCTAATATTGATGCCAAGCGGTTGTTCTTACAAATGACTGATAAAAGCGATGTTGATGGAGCCGATCCAGATTTATGGGAAAGGTTAGAACGCCGCATCGTTAATAATAACGAAACCATCCTCAAGATAGACTTAGCTTTAGACGAACCACTGCGCTTTCCATACCACGCCCACAAAGACGAATATCTCGTTGGTTCTATCTTAATTGCTGATTCTGTGGCTCATGTAGAACAGGCTCATAGTAAATGCACCTTGGGAGAAATTCCTGATGCTGACCCATCAATGTATGTGGTAATGCCTAGTTATTTAGACGCTACATTAGCACCAGCAGGTAAGCACACCGTATGGATTGAATTTTTTGCCCCCTATCAAATTGCTGGTGCAGAAGGCACTGGTTTAAAAGGTACTGGTTGGACAGATGAATTGAAAAACAAAGTTGCAGATAGGGTGATTGATAAGTTGGCAGACTATGCACCGAATGTCAAGAATGCAACTATCGCCCGTCGTGTAGAAAGCCCAGCAGAACTAGGAGAAAGATTAGGTGCGTACAAAGGAAATTATTATCATATTGATATGACTTTAGATCAGATGATATTTTTCCGTCCCTTACCAGAAATAGCGAACTACAAAACGCCTATTGAGAATCTATTCTTGACTGGTGCAGGGACTCATCCAGGTGGTTCGATTTCGGGAATGCCGGGACGCAATTGTGCGCGTGTATTTTTGCAAGCAAAGCATCCCATTAGCCAAACTTTAAAGGATGCGCGAGATTCGATTAAGTCAACTGTCGAGTCAGTATTTGGCATTAGTTAG
- a CDS encoding UDP-N-acetylmuramoyl-L-alanyl-D-glutamate--2,6-diaminopimelate ligase encodes MKLRELLTAVDSVEQLPSHPTLEDVEVRGLKTNSHACRVGDLFIGMPGTRVDGGEFWQSAIASGAVAAIVSPEAAQKNPPTNQAVVISASNITQACAQIASAFYGYPGRKLKLVGVTGTNGKTTTTHLIEFLLIEANLATALMGTLYTRWAGFEQTAAHTTPFAVELQQQLAEAVNAGSEFGVMEVSSHALAQGRVLGCEFEVAVFSNLTQDHLDYHSDMEDYFAAKALLFSPNYLKGRAIINADDSYGKRLIASLDSSQVWSYSVNDNSADLWMSDLSYEPNGVSGTLHTPKGDVAFRSPLVGQYNLENLLAAVGAVLHLGLDLQLVASVIPDFPGVPGRMERVQIKPEQDISVIVDYAHTPDSLENLLKAARPFIPGKVICVFGCGGDRDRTKRPKMGKIAAELADVAVVTSDNPRTEDPERILEDVLAGIPPTIKPMVICDRATAIRTAILQAQPGDGVLLAGKGHEDYQILGTEKIHFDDREHAREALQERLNIQR; translated from the coding sequence ATGAAATTGCGGGAATTACTAACGGCGGTAGACAGTGTTGAGCAATTGCCTAGCCATCCGACTTTAGAGGATGTGGAAGTTAGGGGTTTGAAGACGAATTCTCATGCTTGTCGTGTGGGAGATTTGTTTATTGGGATGCCAGGAACACGAGTTGATGGTGGGGAATTTTGGCAAAGTGCGATCGCATCGGGGGCTGTAGCTGCGATCGTCTCTCCTGAAGCTGCACAAAAAAATCCTCCCACAAATCAGGCTGTGGTCATCAGTGCAAGTAACATCACTCAAGCTTGTGCCCAGATAGCTAGTGCTTTTTACGGTTATCCAGGGCGAAAACTTAAGCTGGTAGGCGTGACTGGTACAAATGGCAAAACTACAACTACCCATCTAATTGAATTTTTGCTGATCGAAGCTAATCTAGCTACAGCTTTGATGGGAACTCTCTACACCCGTTGGGCTGGTTTTGAGCAAACTGCTGCTCACACTACGCCCTTCGCCGTGGAACTGCAACAGCAGCTAGCAGAGGCTGTAAATGCTGGTAGTGAGTTCGGGGTGATGGAAGTGAGTTCCCACGCTTTGGCCCAAGGGAGAGTGTTGGGTTGTGAATTTGAGGTGGCGGTATTTAGCAATCTGACTCAAGACCATCTCGACTATCACAGCGACATGGAAGATTACTTTGCCGCCAAAGCGTTGTTATTTAGCCCGAATTATCTCAAGGGACGAGCAATCATTAATGCTGATGATTCTTATGGCAAACGGTTAATTGCTTCGTTAGATTCCTCACAGGTTTGGAGTTACAGTGTCAACGACAACAGCGCTGATTTATGGATGAGCGATTTAAGTTATGAGCCGAATGGTGTCAGTGGTACATTACATACACCAAAAGGTGACGTAGCTTTTCGATCGCCTCTAGTCGGACAATATAATTTAGAAAATCTTTTAGCAGCCGTAGGAGCAGTTTTACACTTAGGGCTAGATTTGCAGTTAGTGGCATCTGTAATACCTGATTTTCCTGGAGTTCCCGGACGGATGGAACGGGTACAGATTAAACCTGAGCAAGATATTAGCGTGATTGTAGATTATGCCCACACACCCGATAGCTTGGAAAATCTGTTGAAAGCTGCACGCCCGTTTATACCAGGGAAGGTGATTTGCGTATTTGGTTGTGGAGGCGATCGCGATCGCACTAAGCGCCCAAAAATGGGTAAAATTGCTGCTGAGTTAGCTGATGTGGCAGTAGTGACATCAGATAATCCCCGGACTGAAGATCCAGAACGAATTTTAGAAGACGTTTTGGCAGGAATTCCCCCCACAATAAAACCAATGGTAATTTGCGATCGGGCTACTGCAATTCGTACTGCTATTTTACAAGCACAACCAGGTGATGGAGTCTTGCTTGCTGGCAAGGGTCACGAAGACTACCAAATTCTTGGTACTGAAAAAATCCATTTTGATGACCGAGAACACGCACGCGAGGCTTTACAAGAAAGACTGAACATCCAACGTTAA
- a CDS encoding SDR family oxidoreductase has protein sequence MKKLLITGASGFLGWHLCQLAKQEWEIYGTYLSHPLEIPGIKMLKVNLTDFRELQRIFSDVKPTAVIHTAAHSQPNFCQTHPEESHAINVTASCNIAGLCADNSIPCAFTSTDLVFDGLNAPYRESDSVCPVNLYGEQKAIAEAGMLERYPMTAVCRMPLMFGAATPTAKSFIQPFIQTLKAEKELNLFIDEFRTPVSGKTAAQGLLLALEKVNGIIHLGGKERISRYDFGKILVEVFQLPATKLKSCRQQDVEMAAARPADVSLNSSKAFALGYEPLSLRKELQELIIE, from the coding sequence ATGAAAAAATTGTTAATCACCGGAGCCAGTGGTTTTTTAGGATGGCATCTTTGCCAACTTGCAAAACAAGAATGGGAGATTTATGGCACTTATTTATCCCATCCTTTAGAAATTCCTGGGATCAAAATGCTAAAAGTGAACTTAACAGATTTTCGGGAATTGCAGCGTATATTTAGTGATGTCAAGCCAACAGCAGTCATTCATACAGCCGCACATTCGCAACCAAATTTTTGTCAAACCCACCCTGAAGAATCGCACGCAATTAACGTCACAGCATCCTGCAATATTGCAGGACTTTGCGCGGATAACTCTATTCCTTGTGCTTTTACCTCAACCGACTTGGTTTTTGATGGCTTAAATGCTCCCTATCGAGAATCAGATTCTGTGTGTCCTGTCAACCTTTACGGCGAGCAAAAAGCGATCGCAGAAGCAGGTATGCTAGAAAGATATCCCATGACAGCAGTCTGTCGAATGCCGTTGATGTTTGGGGCAGCCACACCTACAGCCAAAAGCTTTATTCAGCCATTCATTCAAACTTTAAAAGCAGAAAAAGAACTCAATTTATTTATAGATGAATTTCGTACCCCAGTAAGTGGAAAAACTGCCGCTCAAGGACTTTTATTAGCATTAGAAAAAGTTAACGGCATCATTCACTTAGGTGGCAAAGAGCGGATTTCGCGTTATGATTTTGGAAAGATATTAGTTGAAGTATTTCAACTCCCTGCTACCAAACTCAAATCCTGCCGACAACAAGATGTGGAAATGGCAGCAGCTAGGCCAGCAGATGTTTCTTTAAATAGTTCTAAAGCTTTTGCATTGGGTTATGAGCCTTTGTCTTTACGAAAAGAATTGCAGGAATTAATCATCGAATGA
- a CDS encoding tetratricopeptide repeat protein produces the protein MVFQRCLVASGLIAFFAFGCSGGANSSIEKTTQVVQESNVTQLFIEAKTTQKAEDFFHQGNNLLDGQRYEDAIKAYDKAIAIKAESPEAWINRGIGLTSLQRYKDALVSYDKAIAIKPDKYEAWYNRGIVLTSLQRYKDAVASYDKAIAIKPDKYEALINRGIALTKLHRYQDAIASYNRAIAIKPDLHQAYYNKACSYALQSNLELAIENLDKAIKLVPDKYKKLAKTDPDFSKVRSEKQFQELLQ, from the coding sequence ATGGTTTTTCAGCGCTGCTTAGTTGCATCTGGCTTGATAGCTTTCTTCGCTTTTGGTTGTAGTGGTGGGGCAAACTCATCAATAGAAAAGACTACACAAGTTGTCCAAGAAAGTAATGTAACCCAGCTTTTCATAGAAGCGAAGACTACCCAAAAAGCAGAAGATTTTTTTCATCAAGGTAATAATTTATTAGATGGACAACGTTATGAAGATGCAATAAAAGCTTATGACAAAGCGATCGCCATCAAAGCTGAGAGTCCTGAAGCTTGGATTAACCGTGGCATAGGCTTGACATCATTGCAACGTTACAAAGACGCTCTGGTATCTTACGACAAAGCGATCGCTATCAAACCCGACAAATATGAAGCTTGGTATAATCGTGGTATAGTTTTGACATCGTTGCAACGCTACAAAGATGCTGTTGCATCTTACGACAAAGCGATCGCTATCAAACCCGACAAATATGAAGCTTTAATTAACCGAGGCATTGCTCTGACAAAGCTGCACCGCTACCAAGACGCTATTGCATCTTATAATAGAGCGATCGCCATCAAGCCAGATTTACACCAAGCATATTACAACAAAGCTTGCTCTTATGCTTTACAAAGCAATCTGGAATTAGCAATTGAGAATTTAGACAAAGCCATCAAGCTGGTTCCTGATAAATACAAGAAATTAGCCAAAACGGATCCAGACTTTAGCAAAGTGCGTAGTGAAAAGCAGTTTCAGGAATTACTGCAATAG
- a CDS encoding glutaredoxin family protein, translating into MRLILYSKPGCHLCEGLQEKLEKIQNLSFELEIRDITTREDWFAAYEYEVPVLYLSNDRGLEEDTCVRGFPPVEQSFRGAEEKIIEAPLPRPSPRASVQQLEQMLRKYLAN; encoded by the coding sequence ATGCGATTAATTTTATACAGTAAACCAGGCTGTCATTTATGCGAAGGCTTGCAAGAAAAGCTAGAAAAAATCCAAAATCTTAGTTTCGAGTTGGAAATTAGGGATATTACGACTCGTGAAGATTGGTTTGCTGCCTATGAGTATGAGGTGCCAGTACTTTATTTATCGAATGACAGAGGACTAGAGGAGGACACTTGCGTGCGGGGGTTCCCCCCCGTTGAGCAAAGTTTCCGTGGCGCGGAGGAAAAAATTATAGAAGCACCATTACCGCGTCCTTCTCCTCGTGCTAGCGTGCAGCAGTTGGAGCAAATGTTGCGTAAGTATTTAGCCAATTAG
- a CDS encoding LmeA family phospholipid-binding protein → MPDEHRLEEEFLSQEAERRISEKLDGAENIEIDIQTDLLKIVQGQADGVSVVGKGLAIQEDIRVQEIKLQTDSININPLSALFGQIELNEPVNATARIILTEVDINRALTSDFIRTQMQNLELDVDGEIVSFEPQEIKVFLPSDAKIECRGRVLLKEKGNTRPLAYTAVLRPRTHAKPAMLESFNCTEGEGVSIELVTALMQKVKELMNLPYLKWEDMAFKIKDIKVEKGSLILLVETQVKQIPSSITELSP, encoded by the coding sequence ATGCCTGATGAGCATCGTTTGGAAGAAGAATTTCTATCCCAGGAAGCTGAAAGGAGAATATCCGAAAAGCTAGATGGAGCAGAAAATATAGAAATAGATATACAAACCGATCTGTTGAAAATAGTTCAGGGACAAGCTGATGGGGTTTCGGTTGTAGGTAAAGGATTAGCGATCCAAGAAGACATTCGCGTACAGGAAATAAAACTGCAAACAGATAGTATTAATATTAATCCCTTAAGCGCTCTTTTTGGTCAAATAGAACTCAATGAGCCAGTAAATGCTACAGCCCGCATTATACTTACAGAAGTAGATATTAATCGCGCCTTGACCTCAGACTTTATTCGCACCCAGATGCAAAACTTGGAGTTGGATGTAGATGGTGAAATTGTGAGTTTTGAACCACAAGAAATTAAAGTATTTTTACCTAGTGATGCCAAAATAGAATGTAGGGGAAGAGTGCTGTTAAAGGAAAAGGGAAATACTCGCCCTTTAGCTTACACTGCGGTGCTTCGTCCACGCACTCATGCAAAACCCGCGATGCTGGAGAGTTTTAACTGCACTGAGGGAGAGGGTGTTTCAATAGAATTAGTTACAGCATTAATGCAGAAAGTAAAAGAATTGATGAATCTGCCATACTTAAAATGGGAAGATATGGCGTTCAAGATTAAAGATATAAAAGTAGAAAAGGGTAGTTTAATACTTCTGGTAGAAACTCAAGTAAAGCAAATACCCTCATCAATCACGGAACTATCTCCTTAG